One genomic region from Candidatus Zixiibacteriota bacterium encodes:
- a CDS encoding YceI family protein, protein MMLRKSAIAIALIMLASSISAAQWEIDKPHSSIGFTVRHLVVSKVNGTFGDFKGSIEFEPGNFEKGRVEMTVQIASIDTNEPKRDAHLRSGDFFDAENFPTMTFVSKRVHDIEGDSFKMTGDVTIRGITKEITFDCEFNGLIADPWGNTRAGFSAASKLNRQDFDVKWNQTLDAGGVVVGDEVTINIELELTKAK, encoded by the coding sequence ATGATGTTGAGAAAGTCAGCAATTGCGATAGCGTTAATAATGTTAGCCTCTTCGATCAGCGCCGCCCAGTGGGAGATTGACAAGCCGCATTCGTCGATAGGATTCACGGTAAGACATCTGGTGGTGTCCAAGGTGAATGGTACTTTTGGCGATTTCAAGGGTAGCATTGAGTTTGAACCGGGCAACTTCGAGAAGGGCAGGGTCGAGATGACCGTGCAGATTGCGTCGATTGACACGAACGAACCGAAACGCGATGCTCATCTGCGAAGCGGGGATTTTTTTGATGCGGAGAATTTTCCCACGATGACGTTCGTATCTAAGAGGGTGCATGATATCGAGGGGGATAGCTTCAAGATGACCGGTGACGTGACAATCAGAGGCATCACCAAAGAAATCACATTCGACTGCGAATTTAACGGTCTTATTGCTGATCCTTGGGGAAATACCCGGGCGGGTTTTTCGGCTGCTTCAAAACTGAATCGCCAGGATTTTGACGTCAAATGGAATCAGACTCTGGATGCCGGCGGAGTGGTGGTAGGCGATGAAGTTACGATAAATATCGAGTTGGAGTTGACAAAAGCAAAATAG